One window from the genome of Eublepharis macularius isolate TG4126 chromosome 15, MPM_Emac_v1.0, whole genome shotgun sequence encodes:
- the LOC129343569 gene encoding solute carrier family 2, facilitated glucose transporter member 3-like isoform X3 yields MDSKKKVTCPLVCAVFVAVIGSIQYGYNTGVINAPEEIIKSFFNETWIERTGEPISKNLLTSLWSLSVAIFSVGGMIGSFSVGLFVNRFGRRNSMLLVNILAIIGGTLMGFSKLAKAVEMLIVGRFIIGLFCGLCTGFVPMYISEVSPTALRGAFGTMNQLGVVVGILVAQVFGLEVIMGTKMLWPLLLGFTIILAILQCAALPFCPESPRFLLINKKEEEKAQAVLQKLRGTQDVSSDIQEMKEESAKMSQEKKVTIPELFRSPSYRQAIIIAIALQLSQQLSGINAVFYYSTGIFKDAGVQQPVYATIGAGVVNTVFTVVSLFLVERAGRRTLHLVGLGGMAVCAVFMTIALVLQKTVAWMSYISIISILAFVALFEIGPGPIPWFIVSELFSQGPRPAAVAVAGCSNWTSNFLVAMLFPYAAEYCGPYVFIIFIVFLVFFFIFTFFKVPETKGRTFEDISSGFERRAVDGVATATVEKGPVMEMTSIQPTKDVAGDI; encoded by the exons ATGGATAGCAAGAAG AAGGTAACCTGTCCCCTTGTCTGTGCTGTATTTGTGGCTGTCATTGGATCCATCCAGTATGGGTACAACACGGGAGTCATCAATGCTCCTGAAGAG ATCATCAAGAGCTTCTTCAATGAGACGTGGATTGAACGGACAGGAGAACCAATATCCAAAAACCTTCTGACTTCTCTGTGGTCTCTCTCTGTGGCAATTTTCTCAGTAGGCGGGATGATTGGCTCTTTTTCTGTTGGACTTTTTGTCAACCGATTTGGCAG GCGAAACTCGATGCTGCTGGTGAACATTCTGGCCATCATAGGTGGAACTCTGATGGGGTTTTCTAAACTAGCAAAGGCGGTGGAGATGCTCATCGTGGGCCGCTTTATCATTGGCCTTTTTTGTGGTCTTTGCACTGGCTTTGTGCCCATGTACATCAGTGAGGTCTCTCCCACTGCTCTGCGAGGGGCTTTTGGCACCATGAACCAGCTGGGCGTTGTCGTTGGCATCCTGGTGGCACAA GTCTTTGGCTTAGAGGTCATCATGGGAACTAAAATGCTCTGGCCGCTGTTGCTGGGGTTCACCATTATCCTCGCCATCTTGCAGTGTGCAGCATTGCCATTTTGTCCTGAGAGTCCCCGCTTCTTGCTGATCaacaagaaggaggaggagaaagcacaAGCAG TTCTCCAAAAACTCCGTGGCACCCAGGACGTGTCCTCTGATATTCAGGAGAtgaaagaagaaagtgccaagaTGTCCCAGGAGAAGAAAGTGACAATCCCCGAACTCTTCCGTTCCCCCAGCTACCGCCAGGCCATCATCATCGCTATTGCCCTCCAACTCTCCCAGCAGCTCTCGGGCATCAATGCG GTGTTTTACTATTCCACTGGAATCTTCAAGGATGCTGGAGTCCAACAGCCAGTATATGCGACCATTGGTGCTGGAGTAGTCAACACCGTCTTTACAGTTGTATCA CTTTTCCTTGTGGAGCGTGCCGGACGCAGGACACTCCATTTGGTTGGCTTGGGAGGCATGGCGGTCTGTGCGGTTTTCATGACCATTGCCTTGGTGTTGCAG AAAACTGTGGCCTGGATGAGTTACATCAGCATTATTTCTATTCTTGCCTTTGTGGCTCTCTTTGAAATTGGCCCTGGCCCAATCCCCTGGTTCATCGTATCCGAACTCTTCAGCCAGGGTCCTCGCCCTGCTGCCGTGGCTGTTGCTGGTTGCTCCAACTGGACGTCCAATTTCCTGGTGGCCATGCTATTCCCCTACGCAGCG GAATACTGTGGCCCTTATGTCTTTATTATCTTCATTGTCTTCCTTGTGTTCTTCTTCATCTTCACCTTCTTCAAAGTCCCTGAGACAAAAGGCCGGACTTTTGAAGATATCTCTAGCGGCTTTGAGAGGCGAGCAGTGGATGGTGTTGCCACAGCAACTGTGGAGAAAGGCCCCGTAATGGAAATGACCAGCATTCAGCCCACAAAAGATGTTGCTGGAGATATCTAA
- the LOC129343569 gene encoding solute carrier family 2, facilitated glucose transporter member 3-like isoform X1, producing the protein MEGKKKVTCPLVCAVFVAVIGSIQYGYNTGVINAPEEIIKSFFNETWIERTGEPISKNLLTSLWSLSVAIFSVGGMIGSFSVGLFVNRFGRRNSMLLVNILAIIGGTLMGFSKLAKAVEMLIVGRFIIGLFCGLCTGFVPMYISEVSPTALRGAFGTMNQLGVVVGILVAQVFGLEVIMGTKMLWPLLLGFTIILAILQCAALPFCPESPRFLLINKKEEEKAQAVLQKLRGTQDVSSDIQEMKEESAKMSQEKKVTIPELFRSPSYRQAIIIAIALQLSQQLSGINAVFYYSTGIFKDAGVQQPVYATIGAGVVNTVFTVVSLFLVERAGRRTLHLVGLGGMAVCAVFMTIALVLQKTVAWMSYISIISILAFVALFEIGPGPIPWFIVSELFSQGPRPAAVAVAGCSNWTSNFLVAMLFPYAAEYCGPYVFIIFIVFLVFFFIFTFFKVPETKGRTFEDISSGFERRAVDGVATATVEKGPVMEMTSIQPTKDVAGDI; encoded by the exons ATGGAGGGCAAGAAG AAGGTAACCTGTCCCCTTGTCTGTGCTGTATTTGTGGCTGTCATTGGATCCATCCAGTATGGGTACAACACGGGAGTCATCAATGCTCCTGAAGAG ATCATCAAGAGCTTCTTCAATGAGACGTGGATTGAACGGACAGGAGAACCAATATCCAAAAACCTTCTGACTTCTCTGTGGTCTCTCTCTGTGGCAATTTTCTCAGTAGGCGGGATGATTGGCTCTTTTTCTGTTGGACTTTTTGTCAACCGATTTGGCAG GCGAAACTCGATGCTGCTGGTGAACATTCTGGCCATCATAGGTGGAACTCTGATGGGGTTTTCTAAACTAGCAAAGGCGGTGGAGATGCTCATCGTGGGCCGCTTTATCATTGGCCTTTTTTGTGGTCTTTGCACTGGCTTTGTGCCCATGTACATCAGTGAGGTCTCTCCCACTGCTCTGCGAGGGGCTTTTGGCACCATGAACCAGCTGGGCGTTGTCGTTGGCATCCTGGTGGCACAA GTCTTTGGCTTAGAGGTCATCATGGGAACTAAAATGCTCTGGCCGCTGTTGCTGGGGTTCACCATTATCCTCGCCATCTTGCAGTGTGCAGCATTGCCATTTTGTCCTGAGAGTCCCCGCTTCTTGCTGATCaacaagaaggaggaggagaaagcacaAGCAG TTCTCCAAAAACTCCGTGGCACCCAGGACGTGTCCTCTGATATTCAGGAGAtgaaagaagaaagtgccaagaTGTCCCAGGAGAAGAAAGTGACAATCCCCGAACTCTTCCGTTCCCCCAGCTACCGCCAGGCCATCATCATCGCTATTGCCCTCCAACTCTCCCAGCAGCTCTCGGGCATCAATGCG GTGTTTTACTATTCCACTGGAATCTTCAAGGATGCTGGAGTCCAACAGCCAGTATATGCGACCATTGGTGCTGGAGTAGTCAACACCGTCTTTACAGTTGTATCA CTTTTCCTTGTGGAGCGTGCCGGACGCAGGACACTCCATTTGGTTGGCTTGGGAGGCATGGCGGTCTGTGCGGTTTTCATGACCATTGCCTTGGTGTTGCAG AAAACTGTGGCCTGGATGAGTTACATCAGCATTATTTCTATTCTTGCCTTTGTGGCTCTCTTTGAAATTGGCCCTGGCCCAATCCCCTGGTTCATCGTATCCGAACTCTTCAGCCAGGGTCCTCGCCCTGCTGCCGTGGCTGTTGCTGGTTGCTCCAACTGGACGTCCAATTTCCTGGTGGCCATGCTATTCCCCTACGCAGCG GAATACTGTGGCCCTTATGTCTTTATTATCTTCATTGTCTTCCTTGTGTTCTTCTTCATCTTCACCTTCTTCAAAGTCCCTGAGACAAAAGGCCGGACTTTTGAAGATATCTCTAGCGGCTTTGAGAGGCGAGCAGTGGATGGTGTTGCCACAGCAACTGTGGAGAAAGGCCCCGTAATGGAAATGACCAGCATTCAGCCCACAAAAGATGTTGCTGGAGATATCTAA
- the LOC129343569 gene encoding solute carrier family 2, facilitated glucose transporter member 3-like isoform X2, translating into MEARESKVTCPLVCAVFVAVIGSIQYGYNTGVINAPEEIIKSFFNETWIERTGEPISKNLLTSLWSLSVAIFSVGGMIGSFSVGLFVNRFGRRNSMLLVNILAIIGGTLMGFSKLAKAVEMLIVGRFIIGLFCGLCTGFVPMYISEVSPTALRGAFGTMNQLGVVVGILVAQVFGLEVIMGTKMLWPLLLGFTIILAILQCAALPFCPESPRFLLINKKEEEKAQAVLQKLRGTQDVSSDIQEMKEESAKMSQEKKVTIPELFRSPSYRQAIIIAIALQLSQQLSGINAVFYYSTGIFKDAGVQQPVYATIGAGVVNTVFTVVSLFLVERAGRRTLHLVGLGGMAVCAVFMTIALVLQKTVAWMSYISIISILAFVALFEIGPGPIPWFIVSELFSQGPRPAAVAVAGCSNWTSNFLVAMLFPYAAEYCGPYVFIIFIVFLVFFFIFTFFKVPETKGRTFEDISSGFERRAVDGVATATVEKGPVMEMTSIQPTKDVAGDI; encoded by the exons ATGGAGGCGCGGGAATCG AAGGTAACCTGTCCCCTTGTCTGTGCTGTATTTGTGGCTGTCATTGGATCCATCCAGTATGGGTACAACACGGGAGTCATCAATGCTCCTGAAGAG ATCATCAAGAGCTTCTTCAATGAGACGTGGATTGAACGGACAGGAGAACCAATATCCAAAAACCTTCTGACTTCTCTGTGGTCTCTCTCTGTGGCAATTTTCTCAGTAGGCGGGATGATTGGCTCTTTTTCTGTTGGACTTTTTGTCAACCGATTTGGCAG GCGAAACTCGATGCTGCTGGTGAACATTCTGGCCATCATAGGTGGAACTCTGATGGGGTTTTCTAAACTAGCAAAGGCGGTGGAGATGCTCATCGTGGGCCGCTTTATCATTGGCCTTTTTTGTGGTCTTTGCACTGGCTTTGTGCCCATGTACATCAGTGAGGTCTCTCCCACTGCTCTGCGAGGGGCTTTTGGCACCATGAACCAGCTGGGCGTTGTCGTTGGCATCCTGGTGGCACAA GTCTTTGGCTTAGAGGTCATCATGGGAACTAAAATGCTCTGGCCGCTGTTGCTGGGGTTCACCATTATCCTCGCCATCTTGCAGTGTGCAGCATTGCCATTTTGTCCTGAGAGTCCCCGCTTCTTGCTGATCaacaagaaggaggaggagaaagcacaAGCAG TTCTCCAAAAACTCCGTGGCACCCAGGACGTGTCCTCTGATATTCAGGAGAtgaaagaagaaagtgccaagaTGTCCCAGGAGAAGAAAGTGACAATCCCCGAACTCTTCCGTTCCCCCAGCTACCGCCAGGCCATCATCATCGCTATTGCCCTCCAACTCTCCCAGCAGCTCTCGGGCATCAATGCG GTGTTTTACTATTCCACTGGAATCTTCAAGGATGCTGGAGTCCAACAGCCAGTATATGCGACCATTGGTGCTGGAGTAGTCAACACCGTCTTTACAGTTGTATCA CTTTTCCTTGTGGAGCGTGCCGGACGCAGGACACTCCATTTGGTTGGCTTGGGAGGCATGGCGGTCTGTGCGGTTTTCATGACCATTGCCTTGGTGTTGCAG AAAACTGTGGCCTGGATGAGTTACATCAGCATTATTTCTATTCTTGCCTTTGTGGCTCTCTTTGAAATTGGCCCTGGCCCAATCCCCTGGTTCATCGTATCCGAACTCTTCAGCCAGGGTCCTCGCCCTGCTGCCGTGGCTGTTGCTGGTTGCTCCAACTGGACGTCCAATTTCCTGGTGGCCATGCTATTCCCCTACGCAGCG GAATACTGTGGCCCTTATGTCTTTATTATCTTCATTGTCTTCCTTGTGTTCTTCTTCATCTTCACCTTCTTCAAAGTCCCTGAGACAAAAGGCCGGACTTTTGAAGATATCTCTAGCGGCTTTGAGAGGCGAGCAGTGGATGGTGTTGCCACAGCAACTGTGGAGAAAGGCCCCGTAATGGAAATGACCAGCATTCAGCCCACAAAAGATGTTGCTGGAGATATCTAA